From the genome of Halorussus caseinilyticus, one region includes:
- a CDS encoding FAD-binding protein: protein MHEHDVLVIGGGGAGLRAAIAAHEEGADVAIVTKLHPVRSHTGAAEGGINAALREGDDWELHAYDTMKGSDYLGDAPAIETLAQDSPEETIQLENWGMPFSREDDGRVSQRPFGGLSFARTTYAGAETGHHMLHTMYEQVVKRGIQVYDEWYVSNLAVTDHDDPADRECHGVVAYDIKTGAVEGFKARNGVILATGGTGQVYDHTTNAVANTGDGAAMAYRAGVPLEDMEFVQFHPTTLPSTGVLISEGVRGEGGILYNAEGERFMFEYGYANNAGELASRDVVSRAELTEVNEGRGVNDEYVYLDMRHLGEERITDRLENILHLARDFEGVDGLEEPMPVKPGQHYEMGGIETDENGETLIDGLYAAGECACVSVHGSNRLGGNALPELIVFGARAGRHAAGADLGEAEITKGKTPEIEQEDGLDTPVEPGAVGASDEDAVADGGAAVVEPDETVRTAVERERTRIEELMEKDDGIQHAELREDLQKSMTANVNVFRNEEGLKQALEDIREVREAYQDVYVNDPSRTFNTDLIHTIETRNLIDLAEAITLGALARDEFRGAHWRQAHQERKDDEWLKHTMLSWNDGSPELWYKPVILEGEAKTYEPKERSY from the coding sequence ATGCACGAACACGACGTTTTGGTAATCGGCGGCGGCGGTGCCGGACTCCGTGCGGCTATCGCGGCCCACGAGGAGGGCGCGGACGTAGCCATCGTCACGAAACTCCATCCGGTTCGGAGTCACACCGGCGCGGCCGAAGGCGGTATCAACGCGGCGCTCCGCGAGGGAGACGACTGGGAACTCCACGCCTACGACACGATGAAGGGGTCGGACTACCTCGGTGACGCCCCCGCAATCGAGACCCTCGCACAGGACAGTCCCGAAGAGACCATCCAACTCGAAAACTGGGGGATGCCGTTCTCCCGCGAGGACGACGGCCGAGTCTCCCAGCGACCGTTCGGCGGACTATCCTTCGCCCGGACGACCTACGCCGGGGCCGAGACCGGCCACCACATGCTCCACACGATGTACGAGCAGGTGGTCAAGCGAGGGATTCAGGTGTACGACGAGTGGTACGTCTCGAACCTCGCGGTCACCGACCACGACGACCCCGCCGACCGCGAGTGTCACGGCGTCGTCGCCTACGACATCAAGACCGGTGCGGTCGAGGGATTCAAGGCCCGCAACGGGGTCATCCTCGCTACGGGTGGCACCGGGCAGGTGTACGACCACACGACCAACGCGGTGGCTAACACCGGCGACGGTGCGGCGATGGCCTACCGTGCGGGCGTCCCGCTCGAAGACATGGAGTTCGTCCAGTTCCACCCGACCACGCTCCCCTCGACGGGGGTCCTCATCTCCGAGGGCGTCCGGGGTGAGGGCGGCATCCTCTACAACGCCGAGGGCGAACGGTTCATGTTCGAGTACGGATACGCCAACAACGCCGGGGAACTGGCCTCCCGCGACGTGGTGTCGCGCGCCGAACTCACGGAGGTCAACGAGGGGCGGGGCGTCAACGACGAGTACGTCTACCTCGACATGCGTCACCTCGGCGAGGAGCGCATCACCGACCGACTGGAGAACATCCTCCACCTCGCGCGGGACTTCGAGGGTGTGGACGGTCTCGAAGAACCGATGCCGGTCAAGCCCGGCCAGCACTACGAGATGGGCGGCATCGAGACCGACGAGAACGGCGAGACCCTCATCGACGGACTCTACGCCGCGGGCGAGTGCGCCTGCGTCTCGGTCCACGGGTCGAACCGACTCGGCGGCAACGCCCTGCCGGAACTCATCGTCTTCGGCGCTCGCGCGGGCCGACACGCCGCGGGCGCGGACCTCGGCGAGGCAGAGATTACGAAGGGCAAGACGCCCGAAATCGAGCAGGAGGACGGTCTCGACACGCCCGTCGAACCCGGCGCGGTCGGCGCGAGCGACGAGGACGCCGTCGCCGACGGCGGGGCCGCAGTCGTCGAACCCGACGAGACGGTCCGGACTGCGGTCGAACGCGAGCGCACCCGCATCGAGGAACTGATGGAGAAAGACGACGGCATCCAGCACGCCGAACTCCGCGAGGACCTCCAGAAGTCGATGACGGCGAACGTCAACGTCTTCCGGAACGAGGAGGGCCTGAAGCAGGCCCTCGAAGACATCCGGGAGGTCCGCGAGGCGTATCAGGACGTGTACGTCAACGACCCGTCGCGCACGTTCAACACCGACCTCATCCACACTATCGAAACGCGGAACCTCATCGACCTCGCGGAAGCCATCACGCTCGGTGCGTTGGCCCGCGACGAGTTCCGCGGTGCCCACTGGCGACAAGCCCACCAAGAGCGCAAGGACGACGAGTGGCTCAAGCACACGATGCTCTCGTGGAACGACGGCAGTCCGGAACTCTGGTACAAGCCGGTCATCCTCGAAGGCGAAGCGAAGACCTACGAACCGAAAGAGCGTAGCTACTGA
- a CDS encoding XapX domain-containing protein, producing the protein MNVTLTLLALLTGFLTGALFTLLGIPMPAPPELPGVVGIFGVYLGYKAVEHFDVGVDILSMLGLAG; encoded by the coding sequence ATGAACGTCACACTCACTCTGCTGGCACTCCTGACGGGGTTCCTCACGGGCGCGCTGTTCACCCTCCTCGGGATTCCCATGCCCGCGCCACCGGAACTCCCCGGCGTGGTCGGCATCTTCGGCGTCTATCTCGGGTACAAGGCCGTCGAACACTTCGACGTGGGCGTGGACATCCTGTCGATGCTCGGACTCGCCGGGTGA
- a CDS encoding DUF7556 family protein: protein MSWTIPTTDLDESFEEGEVMFAVDDSDDERTTVIADVSNDEAYLAMPFEKSNTLSQWR, encoded by the coding sequence CTGAGTTGGACCATCCCCACCACGGACCTCGACGAATCGTTCGAAGAGGGAGAAGTCATGTTCGCTGTCGACGACAGCGACGACGAGCGCACGACTGTCATCGCCGACGTGTCGAACGACGAGGCGTATCTAGCGATGCCCTTCGAGAAGTCGAACACGCTCTCGCAGTGGCGATAA
- a CDS encoding PKD domain-containing protein, which produces MKRAVWATVFALLVVAAPITGPAVAASAPDDAGNSADDSPGESSAPSERWTRTLGGGDDDKLATGLKVDDGYLVVGWSNSSADDGHDDGYVAMLDRAGRTTWENTYGGPGTDRIYDVERVEDGYLVVGMATEESGEPWRGWLMKLGSDGEKRWERTYGEREAGAFWSVASSEGKTYVGGWQDDGGSAEGWLMEVDASGNEQWSETYETGRSGADEYVNSVFVTVDDELLLTGTTEGSSADPADAWVLRADGDGDVEWSETYGGAELDRVHDATAASDGGFVLAGRTASRGNGGEDGWLLKIGGDGEKRWERTYGTDKSDAFFGIHDDPDGGYVASGTKHVLGDAGADGWVMKTDAAGKRDWQRTFGENYWDKLWPVVEGHGGGYLAVGESTSYGDNRDGWVVRVGGPAVAAIEDADADESGTTVRFDGSPVRAVTLSDANVSGVLAVAERTDLSALSPPGDPLYAVTMNGTGAPEGSARVEFTVRTEAVEADLSDVRVAQRTGEGDNWSVRRTTVVSETNGTAVLAAETDGAGTLAVTDVPAPTASIDAAESVPVGESVELSADGSLAGNATLASYEWSVGDRSATGERARFSFESPGERTVNLTVTDESGLRDTATATLVVNDRPEVGVRTPDTATVGKAEQFSADVSDDVGNVTVTWTFGDASVTGQSVEHSFGSAGTKTVTVVVEDEYGASVSKDVQVEVRAQGDGPTTGTQTDADGGVPGFGVGAVLVSLVGAALLAGRLWG; this is translated from the coding sequence GTGAAACGAGCGGTTTGGGCGACCGTGTTCGCCTTGCTCGTCGTCGCGGCCCCGATTACCGGACCGGCCGTGGCCGCGAGCGCACCCGACGACGCGGGCAACTCCGCGGACGACTCGCCCGGCGAGTCGTCCGCCCCGTCCGAGCGATGGACGCGGACGCTCGGCGGCGGCGACGACGACAAACTGGCGACCGGTCTGAAAGTGGACGACGGCTACCTCGTGGTCGGGTGGTCGAACAGTTCGGCGGACGACGGCCACGACGACGGCTACGTCGCCATGCTCGACCGGGCCGGACGAACCACGTGGGAGAACACCTACGGCGGGCCGGGAACCGACCGAATCTACGACGTAGAACGCGTCGAAGACGGCTATCTCGTCGTCGGGATGGCGACCGAAGAGTCCGGGGAACCGTGGCGAGGGTGGCTGATGAAACTCGGTTCCGACGGCGAGAAGCGCTGGGAACGGACCTACGGCGAACGCGAGGCCGGAGCGTTCTGGTCGGTCGCGAGCTCCGAGGGCAAGACCTACGTCGGCGGGTGGCAGGACGACGGCGGGTCCGCCGAAGGTTGGCTGATGGAAGTGGACGCCAGCGGGAACGAGCAGTGGAGCGAGACCTACGAGACTGGTCGCTCGGGTGCCGACGAGTACGTCAACTCGGTGTTCGTGACGGTCGACGACGAACTACTCCTGACCGGAACCACCGAGGGGAGTTCCGCGGACCCGGCCGACGCGTGGGTGCTTCGGGCCGACGGCGACGGCGACGTGGAGTGGAGCGAGACCTACGGCGGGGCCGAACTCGACAGGGTTCACGACGCGACGGCGGCGTCCGACGGCGGGTTCGTCCTCGCCGGGCGGACCGCGAGTCGGGGCAACGGCGGGGAAGACGGTTGGTTGCTGAAGATTGGCGGCGACGGCGAGAAGCGATGGGAGCGCACCTACGGCACCGACAAGTCCGACGCCTTCTTCGGGATTCACGACGACCCCGACGGCGGATACGTCGCCTCGGGCACGAAACACGTCCTCGGTGACGCGGGCGCGGACGGATGGGTCATGAAGACCGACGCCGCAGGTAAGCGCGACTGGCAACGAACCTTCGGCGAGAACTACTGGGACAAACTCTGGCCGGTCGTGGAGGGTCACGGCGGAGGCTACCTCGCGGTCGGCGAGTCCACGAGTTACGGCGACAACCGCGACGGGTGGGTCGTCCGGGTCGGTGGCCCCGCAGTCGCGGCCATCGAAGACGCCGACGCTGACGAGTCCGGGACGACAGTGCGATTCGACGGGTCGCCGGTCCGGGCGGTCACGCTCTCGGATGCGAACGTCTCGGGCGTCCTCGCGGTGGCCGAGCGGACCGACCTCTCGGCGCTCTCGCCGCCCGGCGACCCCCTCTACGCGGTGACGATGAACGGCACCGGCGCGCCCGAGGGGTCGGCGCGCGTTGAGTTCACGGTTCGGACCGAAGCGGTCGAGGCCGACCTCTCGGACGTGCGAGTCGCCCAGCGGACGGGCGAGGGCGACAACTGGTCGGTGCGCCGAACGACGGTCGTCTCGGAGACGAACGGGACCGCGGTTCTCGCGGCGGAGACCGACGGCGCGGGGACGCTGGCCGTGACTGACGTGCCCGCACCGACCGCGAGCATCGACGCCGCCGAGTCGGTGCCGGTCGGGGAGTCGGTCGAACTGTCGGCGGACGGGTCGCTGGCCGGGAACGCGACGCTAGCGAGTTACGAGTGGTCGGTCGGCGACCGGTCGGCGACCGGCGAGCGCGCGAGGTTCAGCTTCGAGAGTCCCGGCGAGCGCACGGTGAACCTGACAGTCACCGACGAGTCGGGACTGCGCGACACCGCGACGGCGACCCTCGTGGTCAACGACCGGCCGGAAGTCGGCGTTCGGACGCCCGACACCGCGACGGTCGGGAAAGCAGAGCAGTTCTCGGCCGACGTGAGCGACGACGTGGGCAACGTCACCGTGACGTGGACGTTCGGTGACGCGAGCGTGACGGGCCAGTCGGTCGAACACAGTTTCGGGTCGGCCGGGACGAAGACGGTGACGGTGGTCGTCGAAGACGAGTACGGCGCGTCGGTGAGCAAGGACGTGCAGGTTGAAGTGCGCGCGCAGGGCGACGGACCGACGACCGGTACGCAGACGGACGCCGACGGCGGCGTCCCCGGATTCGGCGTCGGCGCGGTACTGGTCTCACTCGTCGGGGCCGCACTCCTCGCTGGCCGACTCTGGGGGTGA
- a CDS encoding DUF1616 domain-containing protein, with protein sequence MSHETPDGTLVERLARPALPVDLLAVVGYAAVAVVVLSQPGVYGSPLAVAVGLPLLLFAPGYALVSLLFPGAVPDDAASGRTLTEVRQHGLVESERAALGFGLSVALLPLVGVALALSPWTIAPATVLLSVAGLAAGLSVAAAVRRLRRPADRRFSLPIRAWSASGRRAVSTGSLADRAVNVGLAAAVLVSFAAMGYAVAAPGGGQEFTGVSLLSQNETGELVADDYPKEFQRGESRPLVVELNNREGERTDYSVVVELQRVRQSGDGSAKVLQERTLATFTPTVGAGQQWRTTHEVTPTMTGRNLRLVYLVYEGEPPAEPTTDNAYRRVHVWVNVTA encoded by the coding sequence ATGAGTCACGAAACGCCCGACGGGACGCTGGTCGAGCGACTCGCGCGTCCGGCGCTCCCGGTAGACTTGCTGGCGGTCGTCGGTTACGCCGCAGTCGCGGTGGTCGTTCTGTCCCAACCCGGCGTGTACGGGTCTCCGCTGGCAGTTGCTGTCGGCCTGCCGTTGCTGTTGTTCGCGCCGGGGTACGCGCTCGTCTCGTTGCTATTCCCCGGCGCGGTCCCCGACGACGCCGCGAGCGGTCGGACCCTCACCGAGGTCCGCCAGCACGGACTGGTCGAGAGCGAACGCGCCGCGCTCGGGTTCGGTCTCAGCGTGGCGCTCCTGCCGCTCGTCGGGGTCGCACTCGCGCTCTCGCCGTGGACAATCGCGCCCGCGACTGTCCTGCTGTCGGTGGCGGGACTGGCGGCCGGACTCTCGGTCGCCGCGGCGGTTCGGCGACTCCGGCGTCCGGCCGACCGGCGATTCTCGCTTCCGATTCGAGCGTGGTCCGCGAGCGGTCGCCGGGCCGTCTCCACCGGGTCGCTGGCCGACCGCGCCGTCAACGTCGGACTCGCGGCGGCCGTCCTCGTCTCGTTCGCCGCGATGGGCTACGCCGTCGCCGCGCCGGGGGGCGGACAGGAGTTTACCGGCGTCTCCCTGCTCTCGCAGAACGAGACCGGCGAACTCGTCGCCGACGACTACCCGAAGGAATTCCAGCGAGGCGAGAGCAGGCCACTGGTAGTCGAACTGAACAACCGCGAGGGCGAGCGCACAGACTACTCGGTCGTGGTCGAACTTCAGCGAGTCAGGCAGTCGGGCGACGGGAGCGCGAAGGTGCTACAGGAGCGAACGCTGGCGACGTTCACGCCGACGGTCGGCGCGGGCCAGCAGTGGCGGACCACCCACGAGGTGACGCCGACGATGACCGGCCGGAACCTCCGGTTGGTCTACCTCGTCTACGAGGGCGAACCCCCGGCGGAACCGACCACCGACAACGCCTACCGACGCGTCCACGTCTGGGTGAACGTGACCGCGTAG
- a CDS encoding metal-dependent hydrolase yields MWPWEHLAVGYLCYSLSVRALGRTAPRAWPVVAVALGTQFPDLVDKPLAWTFGVLPSGHSLAHSLFAALPAAALAVTLAWALGRPRVGAAFAFGYLSHLPGDVFYPVLVGGVPNYDFLFWPVVPASASETSVGFAEMVRTLFARYVSELAGGEVSAYVAVELGLLASVVLLWVADGAPPFGSLWSWLRRRGRPTETEASP; encoded by the coding sequence ATGTGGCCGTGGGAACACCTCGCAGTCGGCTATCTCTGCTACTCGCTTTCGGTCCGCGCGCTCGGACGCACCGCGCCGCGCGCGTGGCCGGTCGTCGCAGTAGCCCTCGGCACGCAGTTCCCCGACCTCGTGGACAAGCCGCTGGCGTGGACGTTCGGCGTCCTGCCGTCGGGTCACTCGCTGGCCCACTCGCTGTTCGCGGCACTCCCGGCCGCGGCGCTCGCGGTCACGCTCGCGTGGGCGCTCGGGCGGCCGAGGGTCGGCGCGGCGTTCGCATTCGGCTATCTCAGCCACCTGCCGGGCGACGTGTTCTATCCGGTTCTCGTCGGCGGCGTCCCGAACTACGACTTCCTGTTCTGGCCGGTGGTTCCGGCGTCGGCGTCCGAGACGAGCGTCGGGTTCGCCGAGATGGTCCGGACGCTGTTCGCCCGATACGTCTCGGAGTTGGCGGGCGGGGAGGTGTCGGCGTACGTCGCGGTCGAACTCGGCCTGCTGGCGTCGGTCGTCCTGCTGTGGGTGGCCGACGGCGCACCGCCGTTCGGGTCGCTGTGGTCGTGGCTCCGTCGCCGAGGCAGGCCGACCGAGACCGAAGCCTCCCCGTAG
- a CDS encoding methylglyoxal synthase, whose product MPRVALIAHDDEKPVVVSLAREYESVLSTFDLVGTGTTGERITEETGLAVERKESGPIGGDTQIGAEVVEGDIDGIVFLRDPLTAQPHEPDITALLRLCDVHDVPMATTRTSAEYLLDGLADDAGHEG is encoded by the coding sequence ATGCCCCGAGTCGCACTCATCGCGCACGACGACGAAAAACCGGTCGTGGTCTCGCTGGCCCGCGAGTACGAGTCGGTCCTCTCGACGTTCGACCTCGTGGGAACCGGCACGACCGGCGAGCGAATCACCGAGGAGACCGGTCTCGCGGTCGAACGCAAGGAGTCGGGACCAATCGGCGGCGACACCCAAATCGGCGCGGAGGTCGTGGAGGGCGACATCGACGGCATCGTCTTCCTGCGCGACCCGCTGACCGCCCAACCCCACGAACCGGACATCACCGCGCTGTTGCGCCTCTGTGACGTTCACGACGTGCCGATGGCGACGACCCGCACCTCGGCAGAGTACCTGTTAGACGGACTGGCCGACGACGCCGGGCACGAGGGGTAG